One genomic window of Cupriavidus malaysiensis includes the following:
- a CDS encoding YjgN family protein — MSSSPDTIAADHETPATSHALPLRFTGSGSEYFRIWIVNALLSVVTLGIYSAWAKVRTLQYFYRNTELDGATFDYHGRPLAILKGRAIVLVLMLAFNMAGQFSVWLPLLLGLALVLVFPPLLVRSLRFRLANSSYRGLRFAFTGGDAGGYRVFLLWPLATAATLGMLAPLAHQRFKQYQHEHTRYGTVPFAFSAHAGAFYGVYLRTFAMMLGLVVIAALCGIAIGVGLGSLLGHGPQRAMLATALSVGAFYVASLAIGPFFLARLQNLVWNHTTLGPHRFRSEVGAFRYFCLVLSNLVGIVLTLGLFAPFARVRALRYRLACVTLLAAGPLDSFVAGEAEQVGALGDAAVDWYDIDIAL; from the coding sequence ATGTCATCCAGCCCCGACACGATCGCCGCGGACCACGAGACGCCCGCAACATCGCATGCCCTGCCCCTGCGCTTTACCGGGTCCGGCTCCGAGTACTTCCGCATCTGGATCGTCAATGCGCTGCTCAGCGTGGTCACGCTGGGCATCTACTCGGCCTGGGCCAAGGTCCGCACGCTGCAGTACTTCTATCGGAACACCGAGCTCGACGGCGCCACCTTCGACTATCACGGCCGCCCGCTGGCGATCCTGAAAGGCCGCGCCATCGTCCTCGTGCTGATGCTGGCCTTCAATATGGCCGGCCAGTTCTCCGTGTGGCTGCCGCTGCTGCTGGGCCTGGCCCTGGTCCTGGTATTCCCGCCGCTGCTGGTGCGCTCGCTGCGCTTCCGCCTGGCCAATTCGAGCTACCGCGGCCTGCGCTTCGCCTTCACCGGCGGCGATGCCGGCGGCTACCGGGTCTTCCTGCTGTGGCCGCTCGCAACGGCGGCCACGCTCGGCATGCTGGCGCCGCTGGCCCACCAGCGCTTCAAGCAGTACCAGCACGAGCATACCCGCTACGGCACCGTACCCTTTGCCTTCTCGGCCCATGCGGGCGCGTTCTACGGCGTGTACCTGCGCACTTTTGCCATGATGCTGGGCCTGGTCGTGATCGCCGCGCTATGCGGCATCGCCATCGGCGTCGGCCTCGGTTCGCTGCTGGGTCATGGGCCCCAGCGTGCCATGCTCGCTACGGCGCTGTCAGTGGGCGCCTTCTACGTTGCCTCGCTGGCGATAGGTCCTTTCTTCCTGGCACGGCTGCAGAACCTGGTGTGGAACCACACCACGCTCGGCCCGCACCGCTTCCGCAGCGAAGTCGGTGCGTTCCGCTATTTCTGCCTCGTGCTGAGCAACCTGGTCGGCATCGTGCTGACGCTCGGGCTGTTCGCGCCCTTCGCCCGCGTGCGCGCGCTGCGCTACCGCCTGGCCTGCGTCACCCTGCTGGCAGCCGGGCCGCTTGACAGCTTCGTCGCCGGCGAGGCCGAGCAGGTCGGCGCGCTGGGCGATGCGGCGGTGGACTGGTACGACATCGACATCGCCCTCTGA
- a CDS encoding M48 family metallopeptidase, which yields MVAATYFDGRSSRAQPASLTVDGKQAVLRDSEGTELRREPLSALRVSERVRRAPRLVTFADGAHCEIADHAAFDALLAATGHREGWVVRAQNSWRLATAALLGLLAVLVLSYTLLLPWAAARLARSVPVALEDSIGQAALRSLDEGWVAPSKLPAAEQQRIRDDFAALRLPADPGHRYRILFRQGGRLGANALALPGGTIVVTDELVRLAGTGPGLMGVLAHEAGHVARRHGLQQLIQASAVGAVAAYFLGDFSSVLASAPAALLTLRYSRTHEREADAYAVEVMRANQLRVAALADVLQALEDAHGARSATSSASAATGTADEGGSDFFSSHPLTRERIAALREAR from the coding sequence ATGGTCGCCGCCACCTATTTCGATGGGCGCTCCTCCCGCGCGCAGCCTGCCAGCCTGACGGTGGACGGGAAGCAGGCCGTGCTGCGCGACAGCGAGGGCACGGAACTGCGCCGCGAGCCGCTGTCCGCCCTGCGCGTGTCGGAGCGAGTGCGGCGCGCCCCGCGCCTGGTCACCTTCGCCGACGGCGCGCACTGCGAGATCGCCGACCACGCCGCCTTCGACGCGCTTCTGGCCGCCACCGGCCACCGCGAGGGCTGGGTGGTGCGGGCGCAGAACAGCTGGCGCCTGGCCACGGCAGCGCTGCTGGGCCTGCTTGCCGTGCTGGTGCTGTCCTACACCCTGCTGCTGCCCTGGGCCGCGGCCCGGCTGGCAAGGTCGGTCCCGGTCGCGCTCGAGGACAGCATCGGCCAGGCCGCGCTGCGCAGCCTCGATGAAGGATGGGTTGCACCGTCGAAACTGCCGGCGGCCGAACAACAGCGCATCCGCGACGACTTTGCCGCCCTGCGCCTGCCGGCCGACCCCGGCCACCGCTATCGCATCCTGTTCCGCCAGGGCGGGCGGCTGGGGGCCAACGCCCTGGCATTGCCGGGCGGCACCATCGTGGTCACCGACGAACTGGTGCGCCTGGCCGGCACCGGTCCGGGCCTGATGGGCGTGCTGGCGCACGAGGCCGGACATGTGGCACGCCGGCACGGCCTGCAGCAACTGATCCAGGCTTCGGCGGTGGGCGCGGTGGCGGCCTATTTCCTCGGTGATTTCTCTTCGGTGCTGGCCAGCGCGCCGGCGGCGTTGCTGACACTGCGCTACTCGCGCACGCATGAGCGCGAGGCCGACGCCTACGCGGTCGAGGTCATGCGCGCGAACCAGCTGCGGGTGGCTGCGCTCGCCGACGTGCTGCAGGCCCTGGAAGATGCGCACGGCGCCCGTTCCGCCACATCTTCCGCCTCCGCTGCGACCGGCACCGCCGACGAAGGCGGCAGCGATTTCTTCTCCTCGCACCCGCTTACGCGCGAGCGTATCGCCGCGCTGCGCGAGGCGCGTTAG
- the lgt gene encoding prolipoprotein diacylglyceryl transferase, with translation MLIHPQFDPVAIHLGPLAIRWYGLMYLVGFILFLVFGRRRIQQPQMAAQGWNAKDLDDMLFFGVLGVILGGRLGYVLFYKPEYYLSHPLEIVRVWEGGMAFHGGFLGVIIAMWLFAKLRHRHWMEVTDFIAPMIPCGLAAGRIGNFINGELWGRPTTLPWGMVFPQAGDSIPRHPSQLYQFAGEGVALFIILWLFARKPRPMGAVSGLFLVGYGSFRFLAEFAREPDSFLGLLALHLSMGQWLSLPMIVAGLLMMVWAYRRQARAEAAGVSRG, from the coding sequence ATGCTGATTCATCCGCAATTCGACCCGGTCGCCATCCACCTGGGCCCGCTGGCCATCCGCTGGTACGGCCTGATGTACCTGGTCGGCTTCATCCTGTTCCTGGTGTTCGGGCGGCGGCGCATCCAGCAGCCGCAGATGGCGGCGCAGGGCTGGAACGCCAAGGATCTCGACGACATGCTGTTCTTCGGCGTGCTCGGCGTGATCCTGGGCGGGCGGCTGGGCTATGTGCTGTTCTACAAGCCCGAGTACTACCTGAGCCATCCGCTGGAGATCGTGCGCGTGTGGGAAGGGGGCATGGCCTTCCACGGCGGCTTCCTCGGCGTGATCATCGCGATGTGGCTGTTTGCGAAGCTGAGGCACCGCCACTGGATGGAGGTGACCGACTTCATCGCGCCGATGATCCCCTGCGGCCTGGCGGCCGGCCGCATCGGCAACTTCATCAACGGTGAATTGTGGGGCCGGCCGACCACGCTGCCCTGGGGCATGGTCTTCCCGCAGGCCGGCGACAGCATCCCGCGCCATCCTTCGCAGCTCTACCAGTTCGCCGGCGAAGGCGTGGCGTTGTTCATCATCCTGTGGCTGTTCGCGCGCAAGCCGCGGCCGATGGGCGCGGTGTCCGGCCTGTTCCTGGTCGGCTATGGCAGTTTCCGCTTCCTGGCTGAATTCGCACGCGAGCCCGACAGCTTCCTCGGCCTGCTGGCGCTGCACCTGTCCATGGGCCAGTGGCTGAGCCTGCCGATGATCGTCGCCGGCCTCCTGATGATGGTCTGGGCCTATCGCCGCCAGGCGCGCGCGGAGGCGGCCGGGGTGTCGCGCGGCTGA
- a CDS encoding LysR family transcriptional regulator, translating to MDLRQLRYFVTVAEELHFGRAARRLAMTQPPLSQQIQALEEEIGVPLFQRTRRSVALTPVGQQWLPEVRRVLADAAALPGLAQRLARGELGSLALAFVSTADYGILPDLLRRFRARHPEVQLQLREATSDVQFEALAEGSIDAGLVIRPQMAALPAGLSYVPLMREPLVLAVPEGWRGRRDSLGGEAPVSLREVADEPLIIFPRRSAPAFYDIITGCYAREGIHPAIAQEAIQMQTIVSLVSAGMGVALVPASLCNLRRTGVSYLPLHGDLPPIETGLAWRASGAGIGPVLRAFIEIATSPAIGVSHGDGISSAKTAPARPQTHSTDPANFPRQS from the coding sequence GTGGACCTGCGCCAGTTGCGCTATTTCGTGACGGTGGCGGAGGAGCTGCACTTCGGCCGTGCCGCCCGTCGCCTGGCGATGACCCAGCCGCCGCTGTCGCAGCAGATCCAGGCACTCGAGGAGGAGATCGGGGTGCCGCTGTTCCAGCGCACGCGGCGTTCGGTGGCGCTGACGCCGGTCGGGCAGCAATGGCTGCCGGAGGTGCGGCGCGTTCTGGCCGATGCCGCGGCACTGCCCGGCCTGGCGCAGCGGCTCGCGCGCGGCGAGCTCGGCTCGCTGGCGCTGGCCTTCGTCAGCACGGCCGACTACGGCATCCTGCCGGACCTGCTGCGCCGCTTCCGTGCCCGCCATCCCGAGGTGCAGCTGCAACTGCGCGAGGCCACCAGCGACGTCCAGTTCGAAGCGCTGGCCGAGGGCAGCATCGATGCCGGCCTGGTGATCCGCCCCCAGATGGCGGCCCTGCCGGCCGGCCTGTCCTATGTGCCGCTGATGCGCGAGCCCCTGGTGCTGGCGGTGCCCGAAGGCTGGCGCGGCCGGCGCGACAGCCTCGGGGGCGAGGCGCCCGTGTCCTTGCGCGAGGTGGCGGACGAGCCACTGATCATCTTTCCGCGCCGCAGCGCGCCGGCGTTTTATGACATCATTACGGGCTGCTATGCGCGCGAAGGTATCCATCCAGCGATCGCGCAGGAAGCCATCCAGATGCAGACCATCGTCAGCCTCGTGTCGGCCGGCATGGGCGTGGCGCTGGTACCGGCCTCCTTGTGCAACCTTCGCCGTACCGGTGTGTCCTACCTGCCGCTGCACGGCGACCTGCCGCCGATCGAGACCGGCCTGGCGTGGCGCGCGAGTGGCGCCGGCATCGGTCCGGTGCTGCGTGCTTTCATCGAGATCGCGACCTCGCCTGCCATCGGCGTGTCGCACGGGGATGGCATAAGCAGCGCAAAGACGGCGCCCGCGCGGCCGCAGACCCATTCCACCGACCCCGCCAACTTCCCGCGACAATCCTGA
- the ilvD gene encoding dihydroxy-acid dehydratase translates to MADNKRSQHITQGVARSPNRSMYYALGYRKEDFDKPMVGIANGHSTITPCNAGLQRLADAAIGALKEAGANPQVFGTPTISDGMSMGTEGMKYSLISREVIADCIETAAQGQWMDGVVVIGGCDKNMPGGMMALARTNVPGIYVYGGTIRPGHWKGKDLTIVSSFEAVGEFTAGRMSEEDFEGIERNACPSTGSCGGMYTANTMSSSFEALGMSLLYSSTMANPDQEKVDSAAASARVLVEAIRRDIKPRDIITRRSIENAVSLIMATGGSTNAVLHYLAIAHSAEVEWSIDDFERIRRRVPVICNLKPSGQYVATDLHRAGGIPQVMKILLKAGLLHGDCLTITGRTLAEELEHVPDTPRADQDVILPIEKALYREGHLAILKGNLAEEGAVAKITGLKNPVITGPARVFEDEQSAMDAILGDRIQAGDVLVLRYLGPKGGPGMPEMLAPTSAIIGKGLGESVGFITDGRFSGGTWGMVVGHVAPEAYVGGTIALVREGDSITIDAHKLVLQLNVSDEELARRRAAWQPPTPRYTRGVLAKFARLASTASKGAVTD, encoded by the coding sequence ATGGCAGACAACAAACGCTCGCAGCACATCACGCAAGGCGTGGCGCGCTCGCCCAACCGCTCGATGTACTACGCGCTGGGTTACAGGAAGGAAGACTTCGACAAGCCGATGGTGGGCATCGCCAACGGCCATTCCACCATCACGCCGTGCAATGCCGGCCTGCAGCGCCTGGCCGACGCCGCCATCGGCGCGCTCAAGGAGGCCGGCGCCAACCCGCAGGTGTTCGGCACGCCGACCATCTCGGACGGCATGTCGATGGGCACCGAGGGCATGAAGTACTCGCTGATCTCGCGCGAGGTCATCGCCGACTGCATCGAAACGGCCGCCCAGGGCCAGTGGATGGACGGCGTGGTGGTGATCGGCGGCTGCGACAAGAACATGCCGGGCGGCATGATGGCGCTGGCGCGCACCAACGTGCCGGGCATCTATGTCTATGGCGGCACGATCAGGCCAGGCCACTGGAAAGGCAAGGACCTGACCATCGTCTCGTCCTTCGAGGCGGTGGGCGAGTTCACCGCGGGGCGCATGAGCGAGGAGGACTTCGAAGGCATCGAGCGCAATGCCTGTCCGAGCACCGGCTCCTGCGGCGGCATGTACACAGCCAACACCATGAGCTCCTCCTTCGAAGCGCTCGGCATGTCGCTGCTGTATTCCTCCACCATGGCCAATCCCGACCAGGAGAAGGTCGACAGCGCTGCGGCATCGGCGCGCGTGCTGGTAGAGGCCATCCGCCGCGACATCAAGCCGCGCGACATCATCACGCGCCGCTCGATCGAGAACGCCGTCTCGCTGATCATGGCCACCGGCGGCTCGACCAATGCGGTCCTGCATTACCTGGCCATCGCCCATTCGGCCGAGGTGGAATGGAGCATCGACGACTTCGAGCGCATCCGCCGCCGCGTGCCCGTGATCTGCAACCTGAAGCCCTCCGGCCAGTACGTGGCGACCGACCTGCACCGTGCCGGCGGTATTCCGCAGGTGATGAAGATCCTGCTCAAGGCGGGCCTGCTGCACGGTGATTGCCTGACCATCACCGGGCGCACGCTGGCGGAGGAACTGGAACACGTGCCGGACACCCCGCGCGCGGACCAGGACGTGATCCTGCCGATCGAGAAGGCGCTGTACCGGGAAGGCCACCTTGCCATCCTCAAGGGCAACCTCGCCGAAGAGGGGGCGGTGGCCAAGATCACCGGCCTGAAGAATCCGGTCATCACCGGCCCGGCGCGCGTCTTCGAGGACGAGCAGAGCGCGATGGACGCCATCCTGGGCGACCGCATCCAGGCCGGCGACGTGCTGGTGCTGCGCTATCTCGGCCCCAAGGGCGGCCCCGGCATGCCGGAGATGCTGGCACCGACCTCGGCCATCATCGGCAAAGGCCTGGGCGAGTCGGTCGGCTTCATCACCGACGGTCGCTTCTCGGGCGGAACCTGGGGCATGGTGGTCGGCCACGTCGCGCCGGAGGCCTACGTGGGCGGCACCATCGCGCTGGTGCGCGAGGGCGATTCCATTACCATCGATGCGCACAAGCTGGTGCTGCAGCTGAACGTCAGCGACGAGGAACTGGCGCGCCGCCGCGCCGCCTGGCAGCCGCCCACGCCCCGCTATACGCGTGGCGTGCTGGCCAAGTTCGCCCGCCTGGCCTCCACCGCCAGCAAGGGGGCGGTAACGGACTGA
- a CDS encoding DNA polymerase III subunit chi, with product MTRIDFHSNVPDKLGYVCRLVRKAYGAGLKLVVHGAPTQLAELDARLWTFSQLDFLPHCGAEHPRAAVTPIVLAAGLERVPHHQVLINLTAQAPEQFASFERLIEVVGTDSADRAAGRERYRFYRERGYALTHHDVGQPKGQESA from the coding sequence ATGACGCGCATCGACTTCCATAGCAACGTGCCCGACAAGCTGGGCTACGTCTGCCGGCTGGTGCGCAAGGCCTACGGCGCGGGGCTCAAACTGGTGGTGCATGGCGCGCCGACACAGCTGGCCGAACTGGACGCGCGCCTGTGGACCTTCTCCCAGCTCGACTTCCTGCCGCACTGTGGCGCCGAGCACCCGCGCGCGGCAGTCACGCCGATCGTGCTGGCCGCCGGCCTGGAGCGCGTGCCGCACCACCAGGTGCTGATCAACCTGACGGCGCAGGCGCCGGAGCAGTTCGCCAGCTTCGAGCGCCTGATCGAGGTAGTCGGGACCGATTCCGCCGACCGCGCCGCCGGGCGCGAGCGCTACCGCTTCTACCGTGAGCGCGGCTATGCGCTCACCCACCACGATGTCGGCCAGCCCAAGGGGCAGGAGTCCGCATGA
- a CDS encoding leucyl aminopeptidase: MEFSTKALDWSKAGQNGFLATKTDCLVVGLFEGQSLDGAAKALDVATKGLVARLLKQGDFEGKRGTHLMLHEVAGVGAARVLLVGLGKESAFSDKAYVDAVRAAVRAVSDTRSASALWCLHTQHLPPGRDLAWGLVTTVTLLREATYRLLDRHPELKPAAVKGAGGNGNGKSALRKVVIAVDAGDAKAAAAAVLRGAAIANGVELARDLGNLPSNVCTPTYLANTARGIAKRFKLKVEVLGRKQIEALNMGAFLAVTKGSVEPPQFIVLRYEGAGARQAPVVLVGKGITFDTGGISLKPGEGMDEMKYDMCGAASVLGTLQAVAEMGLKLNVIAVVPTCENMPSGIATKPGDVVTTMSGQTVEILNTDAEGRLILCDALTYVERFKPAAVVDVATLTGACIIALGHVNSGLFSRSDALADQLLAAGRKALDSAWRLPLDDEYQDQLKSNFADMANIGGRPAGSVTAACYLSRFTEKYDWAHLDIAGTAWKSGAAKGATGRPVPLLAQFLMDRAG; this comes from the coding sequence ATGGAATTTAGCACAAAAGCCCTGGATTGGAGCAAAGCCGGCCAAAATGGTTTCCTGGCGACCAAGACCGACTGCCTGGTGGTCGGCCTGTTCGAGGGCCAGAGCCTGGACGGCGCGGCCAAGGCGCTGGACGTGGCGACCAAGGGCTTGGTGGCGCGCCTGCTCAAGCAGGGCGATTTCGAAGGCAAGCGCGGTACCCACCTGATGCTGCACGAGGTGGCCGGCGTGGGCGCGGCGCGCGTGCTGCTGGTCGGCCTGGGCAAGGAATCCGCCTTCAGCGACAAGGCCTACGTCGACGCGGTGCGCGCCGCCGTGCGTGCCGTCTCCGACACGCGCTCGGCCTCGGCGCTGTGGTGCCTGCACACCCAGCACCTGCCGCCGGGCCGCGACCTGGCCTGGGGCCTGGTCACCACCGTCACGCTGCTGCGCGAGGCGACCTACCGCCTGCTGGACCGCCACCCCGAGCTCAAGCCGGCCGCGGTCAAGGGCGCCGGCGGCAACGGTAACGGCAAGTCCGCGCTGCGCAAGGTGGTCATCGCCGTCGATGCCGGCGACGCCAAGGCGGCCGCCGCCGCCGTGCTGCGCGGCGCCGCCATCGCCAACGGCGTCGAGCTGGCGCGCGACCTCGGCAATCTGCCTTCCAATGTGTGCACTCCGACCTATCTCGCCAATACCGCGCGTGGCATCGCCAAGCGTTTCAAGCTGAAGGTCGAGGTACTGGGCCGCAAGCAGATCGAGGCGCTGAACATGGGCGCCTTCCTGGCTGTGACCAAGGGTTCGGTCGAGCCGCCCCAGTTCATCGTGTTGCGCTACGAAGGCGCCGGCGCGCGCCAGGCGCCGGTGGTTCTGGTCGGCAAGGGCATCACCTTCGATACCGGCGGCATCTCGCTGAAGCCGGGCGAGGGCATGGACGAGATGAAGTACGACATGTGCGGCGCCGCTTCGGTGCTGGGCACGCTGCAGGCGGTCGCCGAGATGGGCCTGAAGCTCAATGTGATCGCGGTGGTGCCGACCTGCGAGAACATGCCCAGCGGCATCGCCACCAAGCCGGGCGACGTGGTCACCACGATGTCGGGGCAGACCGTCGAGATCCTCAACACCGACGCCGAGGGCCGCCTGATCCTGTGCGACGCGCTGACCTATGTCGAGCGCTTCAAGCCAGCCGCGGTGGTCGACGTGGCGACCTTGACCGGCGCCTGCATCATCGCCCTCGGCCACGTCAATTCGGGCCTGTTCTCGCGCAGCGACGCGCTGGCCGACCAGCTGCTGGCGGCCGGGCGCAAGGCGCTGGACAGCGCGTGGCGCCTGCCGCTCGACGACGAGTACCAGGACCAGCTCAAGTCCAACTTCGCCGACATGGCCAATATCGGCGGCCGCCCGGCCGGCAGCGTCACCGCCGCCTGCTACCTGTCGCGCTTCACCGAGAAGTATGACTGGGCGCACCTGGACATCGCCGGCACCGCCTGGAAGAGCGGCGCGGCCAAGGGCGCGACCGGGCGACCGGTGCCGCTGCTGGCGCAGTTCCTGATGGATCGGGCCGGCTGA
- the lptF gene encoding LPS export ABC transporter permease LptF, whose product MIFQQALRRELAYTAGAVFLVMLTFMLTSLVIRILGMAANGQASPNDVLMLIGLATVGYLSILLSATLFISILIVLTRWYKDSEMVVWFSAGISLRDLVKPVLQFAAPFIVMALLLGLFAWPWANQQSALFRDRFEQRGVLSMIAAGRFIEPTNANYVLFIEGIDGDMKNARNVFVASAESDKIGVALAHQGRFESMPNGDRLVVMENGRRYTGTPGQLDYRIVEFDRYAVKVDNKPPEADANLPTKSRDTMDLVHNPTRENLGELLWRLSLPILAFNFAMIAIPLAYVNPRLGRYTPLVFAVLIYLTYSNLINLAQSWVRSGSLSFGMALWPFHLAAFLGALLLFRYRQNRSLGGWRAVFGLGRARKGGQA is encoded by the coding sequence ATGATCTTTCAACAAGCCTTGCGACGCGAGCTCGCCTACACCGCCGGCGCGGTGTTCCTGGTCATGCTGACCTTCATGCTGACCTCGCTCGTGATCCGCATCCTCGGCATGGCCGCGAACGGGCAGGCCAGCCCCAACGACGTGCTGATGCTGATCGGGCTGGCCACCGTGGGCTACCTGTCCATCCTGTTGTCCGCCACGCTGTTCATCTCCATCCTGATCGTGCTGACACGCTGGTACAAGGATTCGGAGATGGTGGTGTGGTTCTCGGCCGGCATCTCGCTGCGCGACCTCGTCAAGCCGGTGCTGCAGTTCGCCGCCCCCTTCATCGTGATGGCGCTGCTGCTGGGCCTGTTCGCGTGGCCCTGGGCCAACCAGCAGAGCGCGCTGTTCCGCGACCGCTTCGAGCAGCGCGGCGTGCTGTCGATGATTGCCGCGGGCCGCTTCATCGAACCCACCAACGCCAATTACGTGCTGTTCATCGAAGGCATCGACGGCGACATGAAGAACGCGCGCAACGTGTTTGTCGCCAGCGCCGAGTCCGACAAGATCGGCGTGGCCCTGGCCCACCAGGGCCGCTTCGAGTCCATGCCCAACGGCGACCGCCTGGTGGTGATGGAGAACGGGCGCCGCTATACCGGCACGCCCGGCCAGCTCGACTACCGCATCGTCGAGTTCGACCGCTATGCGGTCAAGGTGGACAACAAGCCTCCCGAGGCCGACGCCAACCTGCCGACCAAGAGCCGCGACACCATGGACCTGGTGCACAACCCGACCCGCGAGAACCTCGGCGAGCTGCTGTGGCGCCTGTCGCTGCCGATCCTGGCCTTCAACTTCGCCATGATCGCCATTCCGCTCGCCTACGTGAATCCGCGCCTGGGCCGCTACACCCCCCTCGTCTTCGCCGTGCTGATCTACCTGACCTATAGCAACCTGATCAACCTGGCACAGTCCTGGGTGCGCTCCGGCAGCCTGTCCTTCGGCATGGCCCTGTGGCCTTTCCACCTGGCCGCCTTCCTGGGCGCGCTGCTGCTGTTCCGCTATCGCCAGAACCGCAGCCTGGGTGGCTGGCGCGCGGTGTTCGGCCTGGGCCGTGCCCGCAAGGGAGGCCAGGCATGA
- the lptG gene encoding LPS export ABC transporter permease LptG has translation MTVLRVYERYLGRLIYGVFVFILFAVLALFIFFDMLSELESVSGKYTTLVAFIHVMLEAPTRIYEVLPIAVLISAIYVLSQLASQSEFTILRVAGLNTRQALFSLFKLAVPLVLVTFVFGEFIGPRAEEFAQKVKLEAIGATVSSGFRSGVWVKDRDKEPEGEVTRFVNVAGLRPDQSITGVTIYEFDPSYRLSVIRVAKEGRYQGSQSWQLSDVSETRFIELPRAAGNGADALVPHFRAQKVSFPTQTMRSELTPQILAVLLVSPERMSTLDLFRYIRHLRDNKQDTQRYEIAFWKKVVYPLTLFVMVALALPFAYLHARAGAVGIKVFGGIMLGLSFHLANTLFSHVGLLHTWPPIVSALVPGTLYLLIALGALRWVDRH, from the coding sequence ATGACGGTGCTGCGCGTCTATGAACGCTATCTCGGCCGGCTGATCTACGGCGTCTTCGTCTTCATCCTGTTCGCGGTGCTGGCGCTGTTCATCTTCTTCGACATGCTCAGCGAACTGGAGAGCGTGAGCGGCAAGTACACCACGCTGGTCGCCTTCATCCACGTGATGCTGGAGGCACCGACGCGCATCTACGAGGTGCTGCCGATCGCCGTACTGATCAGCGCCATCTACGTGCTGTCCCAGCTCGCCAGCCAGTCCGAGTTCACCATCCTGCGCGTGGCCGGCCTGAACACCCGGCAGGCCTTGTTCTCGCTGTTCAAGCTGGCCGTGCCCCTGGTGCTCGTCACCTTCGTCTTCGGCGAGTTCATCGGCCCGCGCGCCGAGGAATTCGCGCAGAAGGTCAAGCTCGAGGCGATCGGCGCCACCGTCTCCTCCGGCTTCCGCTCCGGTGTCTGGGTCAAGGACCGCGACAAAGAACCGGAGGGCGAGGTGACCCGCTTTGTCAACGTGGCGGGGCTGCGCCCGGACCAGAGCATCACCGGCGTCACCATCTACGAGTTCGACCCCAGCTATCGCCTCAGCGTGATCCGCGTGGCCAAGGAAGGGCGCTACCAGGGATCCCAGTCCTGGCAGCTCAGCGACGTCAGCGAGACACGCTTCATCGAGCTGCCGCGCGCCGCCGGCAACGGGGCCGATGCCCTGGTGCCGCATTTCCGCGCGCAGAAGGTCTCCTTCCCCACGCAGACGATGCGCTCCGAACTGACGCCGCAGATCCTCGCGGTGCTGCTGGTCAGCCCGGAACGCATGTCCACGCTGGACCTGTTCCGCTACATCCGCCACCTGCGCGACAACAAGCAGGACACGCAGCGCTACGAGATCGCCTTCTGGAAGAAGGTGGTGTATCCGCTCACGCTGTTCGTCATGGTGGCGCTGGCCCTGCCCTTCGCCTACCTGCACGCGCGCGCCGGCGCGGTCGGCATCAAGGTGTTCGGCGGCATCATGCTCGGCCTGTCCTTCCACCTGGCCAACACACTGTTCTCGCACGTCGGCCTGCTGCACACCTGGCCGCCGATCGTCTCGGCCCTGGTGCCCGGCACGCTCTACCTGCTGATCGCCCTCGGCGCGCTGCGCTGGGTGGACCGCCACTGA
- a CDS encoding sirohydrochlorin chelatase has product MVSAAQEQPRQALVLFAHGARDARWREPFDRLQAKLAAALPQGTVRLAFLELMQPSLPDTLDALAAEGITGVTVVPVFFGQGGHLRRDLPLLIEQCRQRHPGLRIGCADAVGESDRVLDAIAAYCLASLASLASLPAAPGA; this is encoded by the coding sequence ATGGTCTCAGCCGCCCAGGAACAGCCCCGCCAGGCCCTCGTGCTGTTCGCCCACGGTGCGCGCGACGCCCGCTGGCGCGAGCCCTTCGACCGCCTGCAAGCCAAGCTGGCAGCGGCGCTGCCCCAGGGCACGGTGCGCCTGGCCTTTCTCGAACTGATGCAGCCGTCGCTGCCCGACACGCTGGACGCGCTGGCGGCGGAGGGCATCACCGGCGTGACCGTGGTGCCGGTCTTCTTCGGCCAGGGCGGCCATCTGCGCCGGGATCTGCCGCTGCTGATCGAGCAATGCCGCCAGCGGCACCCTGGACTCCGTATCGGCTGCGCGGATGCCGTCGGCGAATCCGACCGCGTGCTGGACGCGATCGCCGCTTATTGCCTGGCCAGCCTGGCCAGCCTGGCCAGCCTGCCGGCCGCCCCCGGCGCCTGA